The DNA segment CGAAGACACTGCCGGGCGGGAAATCGGCGGCGTCGATGGTCGGCGCGTACAGGTTGCCCAGATGGTCCAGCGCCTGCGAAACCAGCAGCACGTCCGCGCCCGCGCGGGCCAGCCGCCAGGCCAGCTCGGTTCCGGCCAGGCCCGCGCCCACCACGGCCACGTCGTACAGGTGGCCGGGCTGCGGCTGGCTGCGGGGTTTATCGGGTCCAAACATCACACGGCGGAGTGTAGCAAGCAGGATGCGGGCAAAAGAGGCGACGGGAATGTCCAGCGCCGCGCCCGCGCCCCTGCCCCGCCCCGCGCTACAGTGGCCCCACTATGTCCGAGTCCATCAGCATCAAGCAGACCATCGTGGTCCGGTCCCGCCCAGACGTGCTGTACCGCCTGGCGCTGGAGCCGCGCCGCCGCGTGAAGTGGGACCCCAACCTGACCAGAGCCGAGTACGAGGCCGAGGGGGGCCGACTGGCCAACAACGCCCTGGTGCGTTTCAAGTTCTCGCGCAAGTTGCTGGGCCTAAGTTTCACGGCCAAGTACGGCCAGCTCCAAGCCCCCCAGCGTGGCGGCTGGGAAAGCGTTCGCAACGTGGGGCCACTGGAAAAGCTGACGCAGGCGTGGCAGTTCAAGCCCATGCCCGGTGGCACGGAAGTCACCCTGAGCATCAATGGCCGCATCCGTTACAAGTGGATCAGAACGCCGGTGGAGCGCGTGCTGAACAACATGGTGATCACCACACTGGTAGAATTGCAGCGCACCGTGGACGCCCAGGGCGCGCAACTGATGGAAGACATGGGCCGCGAGATGGCGGAAAAGCAGAAGGCCGAGGCCAAGGCGGCGAAGGAAGCCGCGAAGGCGAATAAGGGCAAGAAAAAGTAGCGTTCAGAGGGCAGCTTTAGCTTCCCTGTACCGCGCGTCCGCCAGCACCACCGAGGTTTCCACCTGCCGCTCTGGAATGCTCCAGTACATGCGGAGCAGGCGGTTTTTCTCTTCTTCCGACACCACGGAAAAGCCGTGCTTCTGGTAAAAACTGATGGCCCACGCCGCCGCCGCCCAGGTG comes from the Deinococcus sp. AJ005 genome and includes:
- a CDS encoding SRPBCC family protein, which produces MSESISIKQTIVVRSRPDVLYRLALEPRRRVKWDPNLTRAEYEAEGGRLANNALVRFKFSRKLLGLSFTAKYGQLQAPQRGGWESVRNVGPLEKLTQAWQFKPMPGGTEVTLSINGRIRYKWIRTPVERVLNNMVITTLVELQRTVDAQGAQLMEDMGREMAEKQKAEAKAAKEAAKANKGKKK